Part of the Longimicrobiales bacterium genome is shown below.
CTCCGCCCACAAAGCGCCGATGTCCGCACCGTGGCGCCGCAGTCGCGCCTGGTGACGGCGGATGATCGCATAGTGGAAGCGGATCAACGGATCGGCCGGCTGATAGGTCGGACGATTCTCCCGTATCGGATCCTGAACTTCCGCAAGAAAATCTGCGGAAACGAGCGCGGAGACCACGCTTGCCAGGGACCCGCCCGGGATCTTCACGTAGTTCGTGAGCGAACTCCACGCATGGTTGCCGAGCGCGACCCCCGCAAGTGTCGAATGATAAAGGTTTGGCTTGCGAGCCCTGGACATGGTGGGGTCTTCGCCGAACAGCAGCTCCACCTCTCCAAACAGGGGAGCAGACGGCGACAGGACGCGACGCGAGACCCAACGGTTGAAGTCCTCGGGATCGGCGGGCAAATCGTGCCCGACCATTTCTCTCGCATAGGCCGCGACCCCACCGATGACAGCGTAAGTGAGAATCGCTGTCTCGAGATCTTCTATCCCATGTAGCAGCCGCGCCGTGCGAAAGTCGAACGGCTGCATTCTCAGGTCCAGGGCCGCTCTCCCTCGGAGGGGTGCGGTTCCCGTCAGCAGTTGTCCCATGACACTCATGGCCGACCCGCACAGAATCAACCGCGTCTGCGTATCGCGCCGGGTGCCCGCCCGCGGTGCGTACGCGCGCTGTATGAGGGAGTCCAGGCCAGGAGTGTGTTCCAGCATATAGGGAAACTCATCGAGTACGACGAGCGTTTCCCCACGGCGCCCAAGTTCCATCAAGGCACCGACTGCATCGCCCCAGGAATCAAAGGAAAGAGGAGCAATGGAGCCGGAATGAGCCCCGAGCTGATCGCCAAGGTCGTGCAGCGATTCCCCGCTCGACCCACGTACAGCATGGTAGTAGAAACCGTTTGTTTGTTCTGCCAGGGCCTGAAGCATGAAGGATTTTCCGATCCGCCGCCGGCCCCAGACCAGACCCAGGCTTGCCCCGTCCTCACCGCTCGTGGCGAACTCTGCCAGCTGTCGCCATTCGGCCTCACGACCGATCATGTCCTCGAGCGGATGAATCGCCATTATCTAACTCAATCATAATTGAGTAAACTGTACTTGACCAAGATAGCCTGCGGTTCTGTCGTGCCGCAAGATGGTCAAACACAGTTCACTAAATTATAATTGACCATGTGTGGAGCCGACAGGATCGTGGCCTGGCTTCCTCAGGCTTTCTCCAGGCCGGGGGCGCCCGGAGCACCTCCTGGCGCCGGTCCCCTCCTCAGTACTGCGCCAGCGTACCCGTCCGCTTCGCGTACCGCAGGCTCCACGAGAAGACCACCATGCTGATGGCCAGCAGCACGCCGCCGATCACGGCGAGCACCGCGACGTCACCGGCCACCGCACCCAGCGTTTGCCCGGAAAGCAGCACACGCCGCAGCGCACGCAGCCCGTACGTCGTCGGCATCAGTGCGGCCAGTGGCCGCACCACCTCGGGAATCACGGTGGTCGAGTAGTAGACGCCGCCGAGCAGTGTGAAGGCGCCGAGCAGTGCCGGCCCGATCGGGCCGGTCGTGCGGAATACCAGTGTACCGGACGCCAGCAGGATGCCGAACGGCAGGTGCGCCAGCACGAGCAGCGCAACGATCAGCGCGGCCAGCGGCACTCCCGTCCAGAACAGCGTGCCGCCGAACAGCGCGATGCCCGCGATCAACAGGGACGACCGGGTCACCGCCCAGAGAATCCCGTAGCCGGTGAGTCCCGCGAGCAGCTGCTGCAGCGACGTCGGCGTGGAGAACAGCGACTCAAGCGTTCCGGACGTGATGCCGCCGGCGATGGCCTGTGGCAATCCGCGCACGCTGATGCCGATCAGCTGCATCGCCGCGAGACCGATCACCAGGAAGCCGAAGTACGCGCCGCCTTCGCCCGCGATCGATTCGGCGACCACCGGCTGCAGCGAGCTGCTTACCAGGTAAACCGGAACCAGCATCGCCAGGAGGCCGCCGAGCGAGAACACGACGTTCATCCGGTAGCTCGTGAACGTCAGCCAGTGGATGCGGATCAGCGCGATGATGCTCTTCATGCCGGCTCCATCTCGCGGCGCCCACGCTCCGCCCGCACCCGCTCGAGCAGGTCGGCGAGTGACAGGTCGTCGCGCGTGAAGCGGGAGACAGTGATGCCCGCACGCACGATCGCGTGCAGCAGCTCCGCCGCGCCCGCTTCGTCGGTCGGCACTTCGATCCTGACACGCTGCCACGCCTCGTCGCCGTTCAGCGTGACATCGTCCACACCGACGATCGCTGCGCCCGCCGCATTCACGCACGCTTCCAGCGCGGGATGATGCCCCTGCGTCGTCCAGATCGAGCAGCTCCGCACGCGCGACGACGACAGCAGCTGCTCCGTGTGACCGACCGCGAGCACGCGCCCCTGGTCCAGCACGACGACCCCGTCGCACAATTCCGCGACCTCCTGGTGATCGTGCGTCGCGAGCAGGATCGTCGTGCCGTGCACGCGGCGAACCTGCTCACGCAGGAACTGTCGGAACTCCCGCGCCGAGATCGGATCGAGACTGCGCGTCGGCTCATCGAGCAGCAGCACGTCCGGCCGGCCGAGCAGTGCACGCGCGATCAGCAGCCGCTGCTTCATGCCCGACGAGAACAGCCCGACCTGCTTGCGCCCCGCGTCCTGCAGCCCCACCTGCTCCAGCACCTCGCCGATGCGCGTGCGCGCTTCCGCGCGCGGCAGCCTGTACAGATCCGCATACAACCGGAGGTTCTCCTCCGCCGACACGCGCCAGTACAGGCTGCGCTCCGCCGCCAGCACCGGGATCAGCACCCGTCGCACTTCGTCCGGCTGCCGCACGACGTCGAAGCCGCTGATGCTGGCGCTGCCCTCGTCGGGCAGGATCAGTGTCGCGAGGATCTTGAACAGCGTGGACTTGCCGGCGCCGTTCTGCCCGAGCACACCGAAGCACTCGCCGCGCGCGACCGAAAGGTCCACACCGTGCAGTGCGATGCGCATGTCGCGCGCGGCCGGGCGACGCAGTGCGTCCTTCCAGCCGCGCTGGACGGCGAACCGCTTGCCGAGCGACGTGACGCGAACGACAGGCTCACTCATGTCAGCCGGCCGGAACGCGCAACGGGATCGAGCCGCCGTGCCACGTGAGGATCTGATCGACGACTTCGTCGAGGCGATCGATGTCCCGGGCAACGGCGAGCTCGTAGACCGGGACCGCCGCGGCAATCGACGCTGCGCCCCTGAGCAGTGCGCCGGCGAACCGGCCGCCGAGCATTGCACCGATCTTCGCCTGCGACACCAGCCCCATCACTGCAGGCGATCCCGCCAGCCGCCGCCTCCGGACCGGCGCGACGTCCGCCTGCGCACGCGCCGGCGTCACCAGGTAGATCGCCGCCACGGGAGCGCGGCCCGACAGCACTCGACCGGCATCCAGCGGAGGCAGTGCAATCTTGCCGTCCCGCCCCGCACGCACGTCCTCGCCCTGCCCGCTCGTGCCATCCACGCCCGGCCGTAGCCGGATGCTCGGGATCCCCGGCAGTGCGAGGATCGGGGCGTGCGTCGTGAGTGGCAGCGCGTCGTCGGTCACGAAGCGCGCGCCCGCCTCGAGCAGCAGGCGAGCCAGCGTCGACTTGCCCGTGTGCTTGGGCGCGACGAAGCCGATCACGCCATCCGCGACCTGCACGCCGCTGCCGTGCAGCGTCATGATCCCGGCCACCTGCATCGCCATGGGGATCACCCGCCCGAGCAGGTGACTGCGGCCGAAGTCCCACCACGGCTCCGCGTTCGGCTGCCACAGGATCGTCCGGCAGCCGTTCACCAGGTCGAAGATGCCGGTGTCATCAACCGTGATGCGGTACCCGAGCACGTGCCGGTACAGTCGGGCGCTGACCGACCCGTATATCGCCTCCTCGCCCAGGAGCTCCATCCCGTCCCGGTCGGGCAGCGTGTCCGCGAGCTGGATGCTCCAGCGCACGGGGCCTGGTTCCGCCGGATGCAGCTCGGGGAACGGCATCGTCGAGTGCAGACGTTCGCCGTACACCGAGTAATGGAAGCTCCCGCTCATGCCGCGCGTCCCGACGGCGAGGAGTCAGTGCAGACGCGCTGTGAAAGGGGATGCGCCGGAGCCGAGCGCCTGGCTGGCTGCGTCAAAGTCTGTGCGGGATGTTGCGGGAGGTACTTCCAGGTGCAGGGCGGCGGGAATGCCCGCCCCGCACGTTCCGCTTCCTCAGGACGCCGTGGGCGTCTCGTGAAGGAGGAACTCGCGCCAGCCATCGGCCGCGAAATCGAGCGCCCATGCGAAGCCGCCGCCGCGAGTGATCTCGCGGAATGAGCCGAGCCGTTTGAGCGAGGGCTTCTGATACATCGAGACACCTCCGACAGCGTTCCCCTGGAAGCCCAGGGTGGGAAGGGCGGATGTCCGCCCGACCGGGGAGCAATTGCGCGCGTGCGCCGCGCGCAAGAACAGGACCGACCACCGTCGCTGGAAAGTCGTTGGCGCGCGTGACGATTCCCGCCCACCGAAAA
Proteins encoded:
- a CDS encoding ATP-binding protein; translated protein: MAIHPLEDMIGREAEWRQLAEFATSGEDGASLGLVWGRRRIGKSFMLQALAEQTNGFYYHAVRGSSGESLHDLGDQLGAHSGSIAPLSFDSWGDAVGALMELGRRGETLVVLDEFPYMLEHTPGLDSLIQRAYAPRAGTRRDTQTRLILCGSAMSVMGQLLTGTAPLRGRAALDLRMQPFDFRTARLLHGIEDLETAILTYAVIGGVAAYAREMVGHDLPADPEDFNRWVSRRVLSPSAPLFGEVELLFGEDPTMSRARKPNLYHSTLAGVALGNHAWSSLTNYVKIPGGSLASVVSALVSADFLAEVQDPIRENRPTYQPADPLIRFHYAIIRRHQARLRRHGADIGALWAELTQTFRSRVLGPCFESMARSWALHFASRETVGGPPVHVGPTTLTVRNDDTGANEQRELDVVVAADDAETPSDRTVTAIGEAKVGERLSLQHVVRLEEARGALGPVAASARLLLFGQHFDQAVVRAAEDRDDLEIIDLARLYEGE
- a CDS encoding ABC transporter permease, yielding MKSIIALIRIHWLTFTSYRMNVVFSLGGLLAMLVPVYLVSSSLQPVVAESIAGEGGAYFGFLVIGLAAMQLIGISVRGLPQAIAGGITSGTLESLFSTPTSLQQLLAGLTGYGILWAVTRSSLLIAGIALFGGTLFWTGVPLAALIVALLVLAHLPFGILLASGTLVFRTTGPIGPALLGAFTLLGGVYYSTTVIPEVVRPLAALMPTTYGLRALRRVLLSGQTLGAVAGDVAVLAVIGGVLLAISMVVFSWSLRYAKRTGTLAQY
- a CDS encoding ABC transporter ATP-binding protein gives rise to the protein MSEPVVRVTSLGKRFAVQRGWKDALRRPAARDMRIALHGVDLSVARGECFGVLGQNGAGKSTLFKILATLILPDEGSASISGFDVVRQPDEVRRVLIPVLAAERSLYWRVSAEENLRLYADLYRLPRAEARTRIGEVLEQVGLQDAGRKQVGLFSSGMKQRLLIARALLGRPDVLLLDEPTRSLDPISAREFRQFLREQVRRVHGTTILLATHDHQEVAELCDGVVVLDQGRVLAVGHTEQLLSSSRVRSCSIWTTQGHHPALEACVNAAGAAIVGVDDVTLNGDEAWQRVRIEVPTDEAGAAELLHAIVRAGITVSRFTRDDLSLADLLERVRAERGRREMEPA
- a CDS encoding lasso RiPP family leader peptide-containing protein — translated: MYQKPSLKRLGSFREITRGGGFAWALDFAADGWREFLLHETPTAS